A portion of the Candidatus Fermentibacter sp. genome contains these proteins:
- a CDS encoding sigma-70 family RNA polymerase sigma factor, with protein sequence MILLDVILSMMEPAGDEADLVAKAKAGDRDAFGELVRRYQKRVYRVARRMCRTDEDAWDVTQDTFVRAMKAMPGFDTRYRFFTWIYRIATNLSINLSEKRRRRSEVEFDEEYGAEGEQCVEDTAASQASASELADAIRKAVERLSPPLRSVFVLRVDQELSYSEIAETLGIALGTVMSRLSRARSEVRKSVEHLMES encoded by the coding sequence ATGATCCTCCTCGATGTAATACTCTCGATGATGGAGCCGGCCGGCGACGAGGCCGACCTCGTGGCGAAGGCGAAGGCGGGAGACAGGGATGCTTTCGGGGAGCTCGTCCGGAGATACCAGAAGAGGGTCTACAGGGTCGCACGCCGCATGTGCAGGACGGACGAGGACGCATGGGACGTGACACAGGACACGTTCGTCCGCGCCATGAAGGCCATGCCGGGCTTCGATACCAGGTACAGGTTCTTCACCTGGATCTACAGGATCGCGACGAACCTCTCGATAAACCTCTCGGAGAAGAGGAGGAGGCGGTCCGAGGTGGAGTTCGACGAGGAATACGGGGCGGAGGGGGAGCAGTGCGTGGAGGACACGGCCGCCTCCCAGGCCTCCGCATCCGAGCTGGCGGACGCCATCCGGAAGGCCGTGGAGAGGCTCTCGCCCCCCCTGAGGTCCGTCTTCGTGCTGAGGGTGGACCAGGAGCTGAGCTATTCGGAGATCGCGGAGACCCTTGGCATCGCGCTGGGCACCGTCATGTCGAGGCTCAGCAGGGCGAGGTCGGAGGTCCGCAAGTCGGTG
- a CDS encoding DUF5683 domain-containing protein, translating to MPSAALLAFALLVQLPAGRSFDGSPPGGDPADSLRAAADSAGVDSLARVLSGTVAGMVEGPASGDRSPTGALLRSAALPGWGQFYNDRPVKGIVLGALELGLLALLVDEHIRAESARDDFLESGDAGDEAEYETHRERRLDLIWLTAASWLYGMMDAYVDAHLFTFDRENERFGREAGIGAGVVLRF from the coding sequence GTGCCCTCTGCGGCTCTCCTCGCATTCGCGCTCCTCGTACAGCTGCCCGCAGGCAGATCCTTCGACGGATCCCCCCCGGGGGGCGATCCTGCCGATTCACTGCGTGCAGCAGCAGACTCCGCCGGTGTCGATTCCCTTGCCCGGGTGCTCTCCGGGACGGTTGCCGGCATGGTCGAAGGCCCCGCTTCCGGCGACAGGTCTCCCACGGGCGCCCTGCTGCGTTCGGCCGCTCTGCCGGGGTGGGGCCAGTTCTACAACGACAGGCCGGTCAAGGGCATCGTGCTCGGCGCCCTCGAACTCGGTCTGCTGGCGCTCCTCGTCGACGAGCACATCCGGGCCGAATCGGCGAGGGACGACTTCCTCGAGAGCGGCGACGCCGGTGACGAGGCCGAATACGAAACCCACAGGGAGCGGCGGCTCGACCTCATCTGGCTCACCGCGGCCTCCTGGCTGTACGGCATGATGGATGCCTACGTCGATGCCCACCTGTTCACCTTCGACCGCGAGAACGAGCGTTTCGGGCGGGAGGCCGGGATCGGTGCAGGCGTCGTGCTCAGGTTCTGA
- the lpxA gene encoding acyl-ACP--UDP-N-acetylglucosamine O-acyltransferase: MSAVDPRAVVSCDVPEGCTIEPFAVVGPDVTLSRGVHIGAHAYVAGRTTIGCDVRIGPCAVIGTDPQDLKYAGEDTSLEIGDRTVIREFANISKGTTATGRTIVGSDCLIMAYAHIAHDCRIGARVIMANAVNLAGHVEVGDHATIGGVVPVHQFVRIGAYAMVGGGFRVPMDIPPFCLAGGYPLRVASLNLIGLRRNGFSPERLADLEKAFRHLFREPGPVSRKASEMTAEAGWGDDAMALAGFILSGRRGVVGA; this comes from the coding sequence ATGAGTGCCGTCGACCCAAGGGCCGTCGTGTCGTGCGACGTGCCGGAAGGCTGCACGATAGAACCCTTCGCGGTGGTGGGGCCTGATGTCACGCTGTCCCGGGGAGTGCACATAGGGGCGCACGCCTATGTCGCCGGCAGGACCACGATCGGCTGCGATGTCAGGATAGGGCCCTGCGCGGTCATAGGTACGGACCCCCAGGACCTCAAGTACGCCGGGGAGGACACCTCCCTCGAGATCGGCGACAGGACGGTCATCAGGGAGTTCGCCAACATAAGCAAGGGCACCACGGCGACAGGCAGAACGATCGTCGGAAGCGACTGCCTCATCATGGCATACGCGCACATCGCGCACGACTGCAGGATCGGCGCCAGGGTGATCATGGCCAATGCCGTCAACCTCGCCGGTCACGTCGAAGTCGGCGATCATGCCACCATCGGCGGGGTGGTCCCGGTCCACCAGTTCGTGAGGATCGGAGCCTACGCGATGGTCGGAGGGGGATTCAGGGTCCCCATGGACATCCCGCCCTTCTGCCTCGCCGGGGGGTACCCGCTCAGGGTGGCCTCCCTCAACCTGATCGGGCTCAGGCGCAACGGATTCTCGCCGGAGAGGCTGGCCGATCTGGAGAAGGCCTTCAGGCATCTCTTCAGGGAGCCGGGGCCCGTGTCCCGCAAGGCTTCCGAAATGACCGCGGAAGCCGGCTGGGGCGACGATGCCATGGCGCTGGCCGGTTTCATCCTGTCCGGCAGGCGCGGGGTCGTCGGGGCCTGA
- a CDS encoding bifunctional UDP-3-O-[3-hydroxymyristoyl] N-acetylglucosamine deacetylase/3-hydroxyacyl-ACP dehydratase, whose protein sequence is MSQNQTTLEKPVTYRGIGLHTGNVTTITFKPAPPNSGITFVRTDVESRPTIHVSCENVRQIEEQSRRTTLGENYYEVHTVEHVLAALYGLGIDNAIIEIDSDEPPEPEDGSVATYVEVIDQAGRLEQTDAPRKYLSIGESVSISAYGADLVAVPAEGLRISFTIDYGHPVLGAQYISMLVTPEVFRKEIAPARTFCFYSDVKALQDKNLIRGGTLDNAIVIGDEGLLNREPLRFPDEFVRHKVLDLIGDLSLLGERLNAHVISAKSGHASNVQFVRKIRETYTRRTRDQSRPLGPGNWEIADVMRILPHRYPFLLVDKVLEMQPEKRIVGLKNVTINEPFFQGHFPGSPIMPGVLIIEAMGQVGGLMLFNSVERPDEWLVFFTGVDKVRFRKPVLPGDQVLFELEMIKRRGSVCVMRGIARVEGKVVAEADLMAMLMPR, encoded by the coding sequence GTGAGCCAGAACCAGACGACCCTCGAAAAGCCGGTGACCTACCGGGGTATCGGCCTCCATACCGGCAACGTCACCACGATCACGTTCAAGCCGGCCCCGCCCAATTCCGGCATCACGTTCGTCCGCACCGACGTCGAGTCGAGGCCGACCATCCACGTGAGCTGCGAGAACGTCAGGCAGATCGAGGAGCAGTCCAGGCGGACCACGCTGGGCGAGAACTACTACGAAGTCCATACCGTCGAGCACGTACTCGCGGCCCTCTACGGCCTGGGCATAGACAACGCGATCATCGAGATCGACTCCGACGAACCGCCCGAGCCGGAGGACGGTTCCGTCGCCACCTACGTCGAGGTGATAGACCAGGCGGGCAGGCTCGAGCAGACCGACGCGCCCAGGAAGTATCTCTCCATCGGCGAATCCGTCTCGATCTCGGCCTACGGCGCAGATCTCGTCGCCGTTCCCGCCGAGGGTCTGAGGATCAGCTTCACGATCGACTACGGCCATCCCGTGCTCGGTGCGCAGTACATCTCCATGCTCGTCACCCCCGAGGTCTTCCGCAAGGAGATCGCCCCGGCCAGGACCTTCTGCTTCTACAGCGACGTGAAGGCCCTGCAGGACAAGAACCTCATCAGGGGCGGAACGCTCGACAACGCAATCGTCATCGGCGACGAGGGCCTGCTCAATCGTGAGCCCCTCCGCTTCCCCGACGAATTCGTGAGGCACAAGGTCCTCGACCTGATCGGCGACCTGTCCCTTCTCGGCGAGAGGCTCAACGCCCACGTGATCTCGGCCAAGTCCGGGCACGCCTCCAATGTGCAGTTCGTGAGGAAGATAAGGGAGACCTACACCAGGCGGACGAGGGACCAGTCGAGACCCCTCGGGCCGGGCAACTGGGAGATCGCCGACGTGATGAGGATCCTTCCTCACAGGTATCCCTTCCTCCTCGTGGACAAGGTGCTCGAGATGCAGCCCGAGAAGCGCATCGTCGGCCTCAAGAACGTCACGATCAACGAACCCTTCTTCCAGGGGCACTTCCCGGGCAGCCCCATCATGCCCGGCGTGCTGATAATCGAAGCCATGGGGCAGGTCGGGGGGCTCATGCTCTTCAACTCGGTCGAACGTCCCGACGAGTGGCTCGTCTTCTTCACGGGAGTCGACAAGGTGCGCTTCAGGAAGCCCGTGCTCCCCGGCGACCAGGTGCTGTTCGAACTGGAGATGATCAAGCGCAGGGGTTCGGTCTGCGTGATGAGGGGGATCGCCAGGGTGGAGGGCAAGGTCGTGGCCGAGGCCGATCTGATGGCCATGCTGATGCCGAGATGA
- the lpxD gene encoding UDP-3-O-(3-hydroxymyristoyl)glucosamine N-acyltransferase: MARRISLADLAAALGGELVGPGGDEAVEGVSSLQDAGPAEVCYYGNPLYRRQLSSTRALAVICSGDVETSAPNRIRVSNAYDAFRRALGLFAPDRSSGFDGVHSSAIVHPTAVIGAGSAIGPCTVLEQGVTIGEGTRIGSCCCIGRDARLGSGCVIHSHAVVEAGTVIGDRTVIHSGTVLGADGFGFVPDPAGHRKVPQNGIVVIGNDVEIGANCTIDRAVTGATTVGDHCKLDNLVHLAHNVILGPGCLLAAQVGIAGSTRVGRGVVFGGQAGIGGHIEIGDGATIAGQAGVTKSVPAGAVVSGYPARLHARALRIDAALSRLPEFMESVSGIIGTPGDDARERPLRSPGGIDAGSDGSPATPET, encoded by the coding sequence GTGGCGCGGCGGATTAGCCTCGCCGACCTCGCGGCGGCCCTCGGCGGAGAGCTGGTCGGCCCCGGGGGCGACGAGGCGGTCGAGGGGGTCTCGTCCCTTCAGGATGCGGGCCCCGCCGAGGTCTGCTACTACGGCAACCCTCTATATCGCAGGCAGCTCTCGTCCACGAGGGCGCTCGCGGTCATCTGCTCGGGGGACGTCGAGACTTCGGCCCCCAACAGGATCAGGGTGTCGAATGCCTACGACGCCTTCCGCAGGGCCCTCGGACTCTTCGCCCCGGACAGGAGCTCCGGGTTCGACGGCGTCCATTCGTCCGCGATCGTGCATCCCACGGCCGTCATCGGGGCAGGGTCGGCCATCGGCCCGTGCACCGTGCTCGAACAGGGAGTCACGATCGGGGAGGGCACGCGGATCGGGTCCTGCTGCTGCATCGGCAGGGATGCCCGGCTGGGTTCGGGATGCGTGATCCACTCCCATGCCGTGGTGGAGGCCGGCACCGTGATCGGCGACAGGACCGTGATCCATTCCGGCACCGTGCTGGGCGCCGACGGCTTCGGCTTCGTCCCCGACCCTGCCGGCCACAGGAAGGTGCCCCAGAACGGCATAGTGGTGATCGGGAACGACGTCGAGATCGGGGCCAACTGCACCATCGACAGGGCCGTCACCGGGGCCACCACGGTGGGGGACCACTGCAAGCTCGACAACCTGGTGCACCTCGCCCATAATGTCATACTCGGACCCGGCTGCCTGCTGGCCGCGCAGGTCGGCATCGCAGGCAGCACCCGTGTCGGCAGGGGAGTCGTTTTCGGCGGCCAGGCCGGCATCGGGGGACATATCGAGATCGGCGACGGGGCAACCATCGCCGGCCAGGCAGGTGTCACGAAGAGCGTGCCGGCGGGTGCCGTCGTTTCCGGTTACCCGGCCAGGCTTCACGCGAGGGCTCTCAGGATCGACGCCGCCCTCTCGAGGCTGCCGGAGTTCATGGAGTCGGTTTCCGGCATCATCGGAACGCCGGGAGACGATGCGCGGGAACGCCCCCTCCGGTCGCCCGGGGGCATCGACGCCGGATCGGATGGATCCCCGGCAACCCCGGAGACCTGA
- a CDS encoding OmpH family outer membrane protein: MRLITIAALLLPAAAGAGTVAVLDSERIFESLGGVADARELLEAEIDEWNAHADSLQADIDAIELDLSRTLMMSPERRREREALLEEKRAELEQFLSSTFGPGGLAERRNEELVTPIVDEINEAVRELGTENGYELVLDTAGGFVVYADESLDITDLVITRMSTGGAAD, encoded by the coding sequence ATGAGGTTGATCACGATTGCCGCACTCCTGCTCCCGGCCGCCGCCGGTGCAGGGACCGTAGCCGTCCTGGATTCCGAACGGATCTTCGAATCGCTGGGCGGGGTGGCGGATGCCAGGGAGCTGCTCGAGGCCGAGATAGACGAATGGAACGCCCATGCCGACTCTCTCCAGGCCGACATAGACGCCATCGAACTCGACCTCTCCCGGACCCTGATGATGAGCCCGGAACGGAGGAGGGAGCGCGAGGCGCTCCTGGAGGAAAAAAGGGCGGAACTCGAGCAGTTCCTGTCCTCCACGTTCGGCCCGGGCGGCCTGGCGGAGCGCCGGAACGAGGAACTCGTCACCCCGATCGTCGACGAGATCAACGAGGCCGTGCGCGAACTGGGAACCGAGAACGGATACGAGCTGGTCCTCGATACGGCCGGGGGATTCGTCGTCTATGCCGACGAGTCGCTCGACATCACCGACCTGGTGATAACCAGGATGTCCACCGGTGGCGCGGCGGATTAG
- the bamA gene encoding outer membrane protein assembly factor BamA gives MKALLILITAAAASGAGTIGSVGVEGNAFVTDSLIVRTFGLQTGMPYTSDAAADGLRNLFNLGYFSAIEILADSSSGLVDLRISVEENRILSDFSITGLDCMDEEDVRDSLFLFPGQTVSLMDVEDARMTILALLAEKHRHFATVDARWDAPDAGGRCALVFDVTEGPDVRVGEIVFEGNTVFDDGDLRGEMKTKQDSFWRSGRLRESDLAEDLGKIERYYWDHGYPDARVLGVERSTMEDGRHLRLSITVSEGRFYRFGPVAFQGNEAIPDSTLGLTVRMEQGQEYRVSRFEQTLDAIYEQFQDRGYFYASVEPAVSADTTAGEISVTFNVTEGERAHIRRIEIVGNTRTMDNVIRRQLWVTPGDLFQRTALVRSLRNIFYLNYFDNVVPDFRAIDGSSDIDLVIEVAEKSTGKAGFGAGYGASDGFNGYLELGETNLLGRGQSVSINYQFSKSSNDVELSFTEPWFRDTPLTLGGEIFHTTSDKDYYDRTRTGGAVTVGRVLPWIDYTSASVRYLLERTNVFNITEDSTSYYYSLNDTDWPRWTSSVRFSVVRDSRDRQVFPGEGSENSFIAEFAGGALGGNIGYQKYLLDSSWYIPSIWKCVFMVRARTGLLASLAGESPPAYELFELGGTGFYGIRGYDSETIGAVEGFETVGGKFMLILSAEYRLRLLDQLQLAAFMDAGNTWSSMSLADIGDLNRGAGLGFRIEVPMLGIMGLDYAYGFDGPDQGWQPHFQFGTDF, from the coding sequence TTGAAGGCTCTCCTCATACTCATCACGGCCGCCGCCGCATCCGGTGCCGGAACCATCGGCAGCGTAGGCGTCGAGGGCAATGCTTTCGTCACCGACTCCCTGATCGTCCGGACCTTCGGACTCCAGACCGGCATGCCGTACACGTCCGATGCCGCCGCTGACGGCCTGAGGAACCTCTTCAACCTGGGGTACTTCTCGGCGATCGAGATCCTGGCCGACTCGTCCTCGGGGCTGGTCGACCTGAGGATCAGTGTCGAGGAGAACAGGATCCTGAGCGACTTCTCCATCACGGGTCTCGACTGCATGGACGAGGAGGACGTGAGGGACTCGCTGTTCCTCTTCCCGGGGCAGACCGTCTCCCTCATGGATGTCGAGGACGCACGGATGACCATCCTGGCCCTCCTCGCGGAGAAGCACAGGCACTTCGCCACAGTAGACGCCCGCTGGGACGCGCCCGATGCCGGGGGCAGGTGCGCGCTGGTCTTCGATGTGACGGAGGGTCCCGACGTCAGGGTCGGCGAGATCGTGTTCGAGGGCAACACCGTGTTCGACGACGGCGATCTCAGGGGCGAGATGAAGACGAAGCAGGATTCGTTCTGGCGCTCGGGACGCCTGAGGGAGTCCGACCTCGCGGAGGACCTGGGCAAGATCGAGAGATACTACTGGGATCACGGATACCCGGACGCAAGGGTTCTCGGGGTCGAGCGCAGCACGATGGAGGACGGGCGGCACCTCCGCCTCTCCATCACGGTCTCGGAGGGGCGCTTCTACCGCTTCGGACCCGTCGCATTCCAGGGGAACGAGGCCATACCCGACAGCACGCTCGGCCTGACGGTGAGGATGGAGCAGGGACAGGAGTACCGGGTCAGCCGCTTCGAGCAGACTCTCGACGCCATCTACGAGCAGTTCCAGGATCGCGGCTACTTCTACGCCTCGGTCGAACCCGCCGTCTCCGCGGACACCACGGCCGGCGAGATCTCCGTCACGTTCAACGTGACCGAAGGCGAGCGGGCCCACATAAGGCGCATCGAGATAGTGGGCAACACCCGCACCATGGACAACGTGATAAGGCGGCAGCTCTGGGTCACCCCGGGCGACCTGTTCCAGAGAACGGCCCTTGTCAGGAGCCTGCGCAACATCTTCTATCTCAATTATTTCGACAATGTGGTCCCCGACTTCCGTGCAATCGACGGCTCCTCGGACATCGATCTCGTCATCGAAGTGGCCGAGAAGTCCACCGGGAAGGCCGGGTTCGGAGCGGGCTACGGAGCGAGCGACGGGTTCAACGGCTATCTCGAACTCGGGGAGACCAACCTCCTGGGGCGCGGACAGAGCGTCTCGATCAACTACCAGTTCTCGAAGTCCTCGAACGACGTCGAACTGAGCTTCACCGAACCGTGGTTCAGGGACACGCCCCTCACTCTCGGCGGCGAGATCTTCCACACGACCTCCGACAAGGACTACTACGACCGCACCAGGACCGGCGGAGCCGTGACGGTGGGGCGCGTGCTCCCGTGGATCGACTACACCTCCGCCTCCGTGCGCTACCTGCTCGAGCGCACCAACGTCTTCAACATCACCGAGGACTCCACGAGCTACTACTACAGCCTGAACGACACCGATTGGCCGAGGTGGACGAGCTCCGTCAGGTTCTCGGTCGTCCGCGACAGCAGGGACAGGCAGGTATTCCCCGGCGAGGGCTCGGAGAACTCGTTCATCGCCGAGTTCGCGGGTGGGGCCCTGGGCGGGAACATCGGCTATCAGAAGTACCTCCTCGACAGCAGCTGGTACATCCCCTCCATCTGGAAGTGCGTGTTCATGGTCAGGGCGAGGACCGGGCTGCTGGCCTCGCTGGCCGGCGAGTCACCCCCGGCGTACGAGCTCTTCGAGCTTGGCGGGACCGGCTTCTACGGCATCAGGGGATACGACAGCGAGACCATCGGGGCGGTCGAGGGATTCGAGACGGTGGGCGGCAAGTTCATGCTGATCCTCTCGGCCGAATACCGGCTCAGGCTGCTCGACCAGCTGCAGCTCGCGGCCTTCATGGACGCAGGCAACACATGGAGCTCGATGTCGCTAGCCGATATCGGAGATCTCAACAGGGGGGCCGGTCTGGGCTTCCGGATCGAGGTGCCGATGCTGGGCATCATGGGCCTCGACTACGCATACGGTTTCGACGGACCCGACCAGGGATGGCAGCCCCATTTCCAGTTCGGGACCGACTTCTGA